Genomic segment of Salvia splendens isolate huo1 unplaced genomic scaffold, SspV2 ctg98, whole genome shotgun sequence:
ATATCTATATACTCATTACCAACTTATCAAACAGATCCTAAACATTATACGAAAAATGACTACTTGTTGAGCTGAATCCACTTAATCGAACAATATTGGTCGTATATTGTTGAAATTTACAAGTCCAATGACCATTTTTGTACAGTTATTTTGTTGTCGTATATTTAcaccatattattattattattattataaaattttaattttataaaattaaatctaatattgaaataaagaaaagtgaaggatgacaaaagggaagaagaatgataattttgaaataatatcagatttaatatatcactgaaataatatcagatttaaaatgttaaaggataaaaagaccaaattgcccaatgcctcaaaagggtattttagtataaaaatggcaaaatgaccaatttcAAGATAAATCATTAGTCTATGGatgtctggcgatatttttaaagtttagggaCTGTAAgcgagataaactcatagtccagagaccatttTTGTTTACGAATTTACATCACATAGAAacagtatttttttaaaattttattttggtcATTATTCATGCTTCATAGGAATGAAACAACCTACAACCTATCAATCATTGGATTCCTTGACTTTCATTTCACCAGGTCTCCCTCTTATtaatattttctgattttttaaaatatatctcacttttctttttagtttgtcctactaataatatcatattattatttttgaaaaaaagttCTCTTCcacataatataaaaattatattcatCTCCCCAatcattacataaaataaaacttctTAAAATCACTTATCATTACACTAGTGTATAATCTATTATGAAACAGCAGGAGTATTTAAATAGCTCCAAAGTTATGTAATTGTTCCACATTGACGTTTATCACTAAGCAgtcaaattattatttaatttaaccACTAATTAAACAATGAATTAATTCACATAAAAATCCCTATTCCACAACTTACTCGGAAAGTCCATCCACACTCTTTTACTATACTATCACTTTCAACAAAGCTTACACTGAATTTCAAAGAAACTTCctagaaattattttattccactcCAAACCATGTCTATAAAATCTACAACATTATCAACTAACAAATGCCACAAAAAAAACGTAAGTCAATTCCCCAACTTATTCATTAATTCAAAAATGTCATCAATTTCACTTATCATCGACTCTTTAAAAAATATGATCACATTCATATCTCTCATCTTATCCCATTTGTTTCATCATCCACGGCCCGACTTCTCCCATAAGTCAGGCCGTGGACCCACCACCAAGAGCGTCGCTGCCAGAATCACTGGCAACGATGTTGGGGTCGTGATGAGGCGGCTGCGGCTGCCTCATCACGAGCCGTTCTCGCAGGACTCTGTCGAGAACATCGAAGGCATCTTCGAGGGGGCGGAGCCGGTGCTGGAGGAGGTGAGGGAGGCGTTTCGGACGTTCGACGAGAACGACGACGGGTTCGTGGATGCGGAGGAGTTGGAGAAGGTAATGAGCTCGCTAGGGTTGGTGGGGTTGTCTCAACAAGAGTGTGAGAGGATGATAATGGTGTttgatgatgatggtgatgGGAGGATTAGTTTTGGGGAGTTTGTGAAGCTTATTGAGGAAAGTTTTTGTTGCTAGTTTAGTTGTTggttgtaaattgtaatcaactCTCAAGTCTTTGTGGGACAATGTTAAACTTTATGTGAATCTTAGAGAATGTAAATATATGTGAATCTTAAATTTCAAACATCCTAATccgatgaaaatttgaaaaccaaaaataattttttttaattattatgtaCACCATATAAGGTTAGATGTTAAAATAGAATATTACTACTGTTTGAGTAAATATAATAtttgaatataataattaaGACAAGTATGTGAAATGAAGGAAAACTATtaggataaaaaaaaaatttcgtatGATAAATGGGACAATGTTAAACTTTATGATTCTGGGACACATATATGTTCTCAGCAAGTGACTTGAATATTTCGTCATGaaataattgcaaataaaattaaatttcattattttactaattaattttaaaattaccaCCATATGTACAGAAAATGGGCCTTGAAATTAAAATACTGTTGGACCTAGGCCTATAAACTAGTAAACTACCCAaaccaattttcatttattttgggTATATATACAGGGAGATGATCAAAgcataactaatattaagtgtataaccaGAGAACAAATCTTAGCTACAtattatcttaatccaatgactaaaataagtaaacatttttagttaataaaaattgcataggggtattttaggaaatcaacATTGTTCTCATATTTTCACATACACACACCATTCACGctcacacataaacacacactctctcctTCTCCCACGAAGGAGGTGGCGGAGCAGCTTGCACCTCATCTCCTCGTCGATTGTTAGCTTCGTTTCTTCTTCGTACCGATTTTTTAGGTGTCGTTTTCAGAGTTGTGCTATGGTCGTATTCCagctaatttttatttattagtttgcTGACTTTTTTTGAAGATTGGATTTTTTCAAATCGATTAGCAAATTCTATTTTTCCTACCTTCTTCGAATTTTCTCTGAGTGTCGATCAAGCAAACAAGCTCTTGTCGCAATGTGCAGCGAAAAAAACGACGGCAATTTGGTTTTTGGATTGAATCACGTTTCAGCTGAAAAGAAGGGCCAAAAATTGACCCTCTTTGAAGATCTTCTTCAGGATTCAGACGCTGTAAATTCGAATAGTGATGTATTCAACGGCAATTCTTGCCCCTCCGACTGCGAGAGCGGCGTTTCCGGCGCCGAAAACAAGATCGGAAATTCAGTTGAAAATGGCGGTGGGGAGGAGATTTATGGGATAATTATGAAATTCTAATCAATGATGTTGTTGCACCCACCCCAAATTTGTCTTCTTGTTCGATGGAGAGCCCGAGTGCAACCCGCAGGTGTTTCAGGTCAATGGGAATGTTAAGCAGCCCGCAGGTGTTTCAATgaagtatattgtgcattacagtgatgtatattgtgcattatagtgatgtatatttctgcatgcttatagtgtattgtttttcattttagggaagtatat
This window contains:
- the LOC121791965 gene encoding probable calcium-binding protein CML46 yields the protein MSSISLIIDSLKNMITFISLILSHLFHHPRPDFSHKSGRGPTTKSVAARITGNDVGVVMRRLRLPHHEPFSQDSVENIEGIFEGAEPVLEEVREAFRTFDENDDGFVDAEELEKVMSSLGLVGLSQQECERMIMVFDDDGDGRISFGEFVKLIEESFCC